In Pedobacter heparinus DSM 2366, the following are encoded in one genomic region:
- a CDS encoding DUF4136 domain-containing protein, translating into MKRIMLYIMLLISGMIWSCSPITRVTGSWVDTSARGKTLLSGQTIFITSLTRNMKVRTELENGFSTLVGEKNVKTVKGNDFFNPEFYQKIPAEKQVLSKIRNSGANYILTISLIDKNSETRYVPGNNMYAPYPFYRWYGGFYSYYNYWGPRFYEPGYYVTDRTYFMETNLYDIDGNKLVWSAQSETVNPGSIDNFVRTYPKVMVDQLVKDGLLAK; encoded by the coding sequence ATGAAACGAATAATGTTATATATCATGCTGCTGATCAGTGGGATGATATGGTCTTGCAGCCCCATTACCAGGGTTACAGGATCCTGGGTGGATACTTCTGCAAGGGGTAAGACCTTATTGAGCGGACAAACCATTTTCATCACCTCGCTAACCCGGAATATGAAAGTGAGAACAGAACTCGAAAATGGGTTTAGCACATTGGTTGGAGAGAAAAATGTAAAAACAGTAAAAGGAAACGATTTCTTTAACCCTGAATTTTATCAGAAAATACCGGCAGAAAAACAAGTGCTTTCAAAAATCAGGAACTCGGGTGCAAACTATATCCTTACGATATCTCTGATCGACAAAAACAGTGAGACCAGGTATGTTCCCGGAAATAATATGTATGCTCCCTATCCTTTTTACAGATGGTATGGCGGATTTTATAGTTATTACAATTACTGGGGCCCCAGGTTTTACGAGCCCGGTTATTACGTAACCGACAGAACTTATTTTATGGAAACCAATCTGTATGATATAGACGGAAATAAGCTGGTATGGTCTGCACAGTCGGAAACGGTTAATCCTGGTTCTATTGATAATTTTGTAAGAACTTATCCTAAAGTAATGGTAGATCAGCTGGTTAAAGATGGTTTATTAGCTAAATAA
- a CDS encoding peptidylprolyl isomerase, with protein sequence MSKAIIKTDKGDMTVQFYDQDAPNTVANFLKLAKDGFYNGVTFHRVIPNFVVQGGDPTGTGAGGPGYKIDCELTGENQYHDRGVLSMAHAGRNTGGSQFFICHSRDNTAHLDRNHTCFGKVIENVDVVDDIRQGDKILGIEVIED encoded by the coding sequence ATGAGCAAAGCAATAATTAAAACAGATAAAGGTGACATGACGGTTCAGTTTTATGACCAGGATGCACCAAATACAGTTGCTAACTTTTTAAAATTAGCAAAAGATGGTTTTTATAACGGTGTAACCTTTCATAGGGTAATCCCTAATTTTGTTGTTCAGGGTGGAGATCCTACCGGAACAGGTGCAGGTGGCCCGGGTTATAAAATTGATTGCGAGCTGACGGGTGAAAACCAATATCATGACCGTGGTGTATTGTCTATGGCACATGCCGGAAGAAATACGGGCGGTTCGCAGTTTTTTATCTGCCACAGCAGAGACAATACCGCGCACCTTGACAGAAACCATACCTGCTTTGGTAAGGTAATTGAAAATGTTGATGTTGTAGACGACATCAGACAAGGTGACAAAATTTTAGGAATCGAAGTAATAGAAGATTAA
- a CDS encoding DUF5606 domain-containing protein, producing the protein MNLRGIVAVSGRPGLFKLVGQNKAGYVLESLDAQKVKIVANITTTKLASLEDITVYGEDEDLKLTDVLANMVAAKGEVPDAKADPKVLKAFFSEVAPNHDQEKVYASDMKKIVSWYHLLKDLPLFNEEAPAAPAEGEAVKEDKAEKKPKATPKPANAKAPSKTAQPAKKANMTSKKGV; encoded by the coding sequence ATGAATTTAAGAGGAATTGTAGCAGTATCTGGAAGACCTGGTTTATTTAAACTGGTTGGTCAGAACAAAGCAGGATATGTTCTTGAAAGCCTGGATGCCCAGAAAGTAAAAATTGTAGCTAATATCACTACAACCAAACTGGCATCGTTAGAAGACATTACAGTATACGGCGAAGATGAAGATCTGAAGTTAACGGATGTTTTGGCCAATATGGTAGCTGCAAAAGGAGAGGTCCCTGATGCAAAGGCAGATCCTAAAGTGCTGAAAGCATTTTTTTCAGAAGTAGCCCCAAACCACGATCAGGAGAAAGTTTATGCTTCTGATATGAAAAAAATTGTGAGCTGGTACCATTTGCTTAAAGACCTTCCGCTATTTAATGAAGAAGCCCCTGCAGCCCCTGCAGAAGGTGAAGCCGTTAAAGAAGATAAAGCAGAGAAAAAACCTAAAGCTACACCTAAGCCGGCCAATGCAAAGGCCCCGAGTAAAACGGCCCAGCCAGCTAAAAAGGCCAATATGACGAGCAAAAAAGGAGTTTAA
- the rlmH gene encoding 23S rRNA (pseudouridine(1915)-N(3))-methyltransferase RlmH: MKITLLVVGKTEDKYLVEGIEKYLSRLKHYIGFNLVVIPELKNTKNLTEAQQKSKEAELILKQVSNLDSVILLDEKGKKYTSVSFSNYLNKQMIGSVQHLVFMIGGPYGFDESIYRRANGSMSLSDMTFSHQMVRLFFVEQLYRAFSILKGEPYHHE, from the coding sequence ATGAAGATTACGTTACTGGTTGTAGGGAAGACAGAGGATAAATACCTGGTTGAGGGGATTGAAAAATACCTGAGCAGGCTGAAACACTATATTGGTTTTAACCTGGTAGTGATCCCTGAACTGAAGAATACAAAGAACCTGACAGAGGCCCAGCAAAAATCAAAGGAAGCAGAGCTGATCTTAAAGCAGGTCAGTAATCTGGATTCGGTAATTTTGCTGGATGAAAAAGGAAAGAAGTATACTTCCGTTTCTTTTTCAAATTATTTAAACAAACAGATGATTGGAAGTGTTCAGCATTTGGTTTTTATGATTGGGGGGCCTTATGGTTTTGACGAAAGTATTTACAGGCGGGCCAACGGCAGCATGTCGCTGTCAGACATGACTTTCTCGCATCAGATGGTGCGCTTGTTTTTTGTAGAGCAGCTTTACAGGGCATTTAGCATATTGAAAGGTGAGCCCTATCACCACGAATAA
- a CDS encoding MutS-related protein, protein MVKTKHSILNGYQNKAAQQQKQIDGLKRKLNNISFSRLGLFIAEILMVALIINFGFEWFFGVLLFVPLVLFLVLVKKQTTVQKELAYTRALLWVYQNEINQLSDGKNGYDNGNAYADEYHPYASDLDIFGQGSLYSYVNRCNTNDGLDLLAANLSRANDKATILQRQEAIAELINHIAQTFHFRAELQDHKPEQLRVIKNKLQHELPGQLKFARNRTLRLYVKLVPFVTMGMLALAIGYGGLLWQFFALVLLFNSGLTFFNLAAINRVYNGFGKGSAMLNAFAGTVKWTEDVKWNSTYIKGFFDSSKSDQPVSAQIRSLSAIIQAFDARLNIIVSAFLNLFLLWDLKCSINLSNWHDKSSIQLIKGMLRISQFEELISFATLSYNQPDWNFPLIEDNFHFSASKLGHPLIPEKVRVLNDFNVTANPTVDIVTGSNMAGKSTFLRTAGINMVLAFTGAAVCAAQMSVSIFNILSYMRIKDSLNDQTSTFKAELNRLKMILDAIQTNQNSFVLIDEMLRGTNSKDKYLGSKVFIEKMIEQKTPALFATHDLQLSEMEEDHPEKIRNYHFDIQISEGEMNFDYKLKHGPCKTFNAALLLKQIGLTLT, encoded by the coding sequence ATGGTAAAAACAAAACATAGCATCCTTAACGGTTATCAAAATAAAGCTGCACAACAACAAAAGCAGATTGACGGGCTTAAACGCAAATTAAATAACATCTCCTTTTCGAGGTTAGGGCTCTTTATTGCCGAGATCCTTATGGTAGCCCTGATCATTAATTTTGGTTTCGAATGGTTTTTTGGGGTATTACTTTTTGTGCCGCTGGTACTTTTTCTGGTCCTGGTCAAAAAACAAACTACCGTTCAAAAAGAGCTAGCTTATACCAGGGCCTTGTTATGGGTTTATCAGAACGAGATAAACCAGTTAAGCGACGGTAAGAACGGATATGACAATGGTAACGCTTATGCTGATGAATACCATCCGTACGCATCCGATCTGGATATTTTTGGACAGGGTTCGCTGTATTCGTATGTTAACCGTTGCAATACCAATGACGGACTAGACCTGCTGGCTGCCAATCTGAGCAGGGCAAACGATAAAGCTACCATCCTGCAAAGACAGGAGGCCATAGCCGAATTGATAAACCACATCGCACAAACCTTTCATTTCAGGGCCGAGTTACAAGACCATAAACCGGAACAGCTGCGTGTGATAAAAAATAAACTACAGCACGAATTGCCAGGGCAGCTTAAGTTTGCCCGCAACCGGACCCTCAGGTTATATGTTAAACTTGTTCCCTTTGTAACCATGGGTATGCTGGCCCTGGCTATAGGGTATGGTGGCTTGTTGTGGCAGTTTTTTGCCCTGGTCCTGCTTTTCAATTCCGGCCTTACTTTTTTTAACCTTGCTGCCATTAACCGGGTTTATAATGGGTTTGGTAAAGGATCGGCCATGCTCAATGCATTTGCTGGTACCGTAAAATGGACTGAGGATGTAAAATGGAACAGCACTTACATCAAAGGCTTTTTTGACAGCAGTAAATCCGATCAGCCGGTGAGCGCACAGATCAGGAGCTTGTCGGCCATTATCCAGGCTTTTGATGCCAGACTAAACATCATTGTCAGCGCATTCCTGAACCTCTTTTTACTATGGGACCTGAAGTGTTCCATTAACCTGAGCAACTGGCACGACAAGTCGTCCATACAGTTGATCAAAGGGATGCTGCGGATCAGTCAGTTTGAAGAACTGATCTCTTTTGCTACCTTAAGTTATAACCAGCCCGACTGGAACTTCCCTTTAATTGAAGACAATTTTCATTTTAGCGCCAGCAAACTTGGTCATCCGCTCATTCCTGAAAAGGTACGTGTACTAAACGATTTTAATGTAACCGCTAATCCAACTGTTGATATTGTAACAGGCTCTAATATGGCCGGAAAAAGTACTTTCCTGCGTACAGCGGGTATCAATATGGTACTTGCTTTTACCGGTGCAGCGGTTTGCGCAGCCCAAATGTCGGTATCCATTTTCAATATCCTGTCGTATATGCGGATCAAAGACTCGTTAAACGACCAGACCTCTACCTTTAAAGCAGAGCTGAACCGCTTAAAAATGATCCTGGATGCGATACAGACCAACCAGAATTCTTTTGTGCTGATAGATGAAATGCTGAGGGGAACCAATAGCAAAGACAAATACCTCGGCTCCAAAGTGTTCATAGAAAAAATGATCGAACAAAAGACCCCTGCATTATTTGCTACACATGACCTGCAACTGTCTGAGATGGAGGAAGACCATCCGGAAAAGATCCGTAATTATCATTTCGATATCCAGATCTCGGAAGGAGAGATGAACTTCGATTATAAGTTAAAACATGGGCCCTGTAAAACTTTTAATGCAGCTTTGCTGCTGAAACAGATAGGCTTAACGTTAACTTAA
- a CDS encoding GH1 family beta-glucosidase: MIRASDFGNDFLWGVATAAAQIEGAAEGYGKGLSIWDTFSKRSGKIKKGHLPTHTCDFYHSYKADIALVKMLGFGIFRFSISWPRILPNGKGRINPEGILFYHQVIDECLLQGIVPYITLYHWDLPDALEDEGGWTAFSVNNSFNHFVTVCAKAYGDKVKNWIVLNEPFGFTSLGYMLGVHAPGKTGLTNFFSAVHHTAIAQADGGRILRAEVQNAHIGTSFSCSEIIPYTQSDSDLLASKRVDCLMNRLFIEPALGMGYPTADWELMEKFSIQHSTWRHTERLAFDFDFIGLQNYFPLTIKYNAFIPVVQAWEVKAKSRKKPHTAMGWEINAGSFYNIIKQFSAYPNIKSLMITENGAAYHDKLIHNQVHDQDRIDYFQQYLGALLKAKQEGLNITGYMAWTLMDNFEWAEGFNARFGLVHTDFKTQQRTVKDSGLWFRDFLRR, from the coding sequence ATGATCAGGGCCTCAGATTTTGGAAATGATTTTTTATGGGGTGTGGCCACGGCTGCGGCACAGATTGAAGGTGCTGCCGAAGGGTATGGTAAAGGTTTGTCTATATGGGATACCTTTTCCAAACGATCCGGGAAAATCAAAAAAGGACATCTGCCAACTCATACCTGCGATTTTTATCACAGTTATAAAGCAGATATTGCCCTTGTAAAAATGCTGGGTTTCGGTATTTTTCGTTTCTCTATTTCCTGGCCTCGCATCCTGCCCAACGGCAAAGGGCGCATCAATCCGGAAGGGATTCTGTTTTATCATCAGGTTATAGATGAATGCTTGCTGCAGGGTATTGTACCTTACATTACTTTATACCATTGGGACCTGCCCGATGCACTGGAAGATGAGGGTGGATGGACGGCTTTTTCTGTCAACAACAGCTTTAACCACTTTGTTACCGTATGTGCAAAAGCATATGGTGATAAAGTGAAAAACTGGATCGTATTGAACGAGCCTTTTGGCTTTACTTCACTGGGTTATATGCTTGGTGTACACGCTCCAGGCAAAACAGGACTCACTAATTTTTTCTCTGCCGTTCATCATACGGCAATTGCACAGGCCGACGGAGGCCGGATATTAAGAGCTGAAGTTCAAAATGCACATATTGGTACCAGCTTTTCCTGCTCCGAAATTATTCCCTATACACAAAGTGATTCCGACCTGCTGGCCTCAAAACGGGTTGATTGCCTCATGAACCGTTTGTTTATAGAGCCAGCATTGGGTATGGGTTATCCGACGGCCGACTGGGAGCTGATGGAAAAGTTTTCTATCCAGCATTCTACCTGGAGGCATACTGAACGCCTGGCCTTCGATTTTGATTTTATAGGCCTGCAGAACTATTTTCCACTAACCATCAAATACAATGCTTTTATTCCTGTGGTACAGGCCTGGGAAGTAAAGGCCAAAAGCCGTAAAAAGCCGCATACTGCCATGGGCTGGGAAATTAATGCCGGCAGTTTTTACAACATTATCAAACAGTTTAGCGCCTATCCCAATATCAAAAGTTTAATGATTACCGAAAATGGGGCGGCCTATCACGATAAACTGATCCATAACCAGGTGCATGACCAGGACCGGATTGATTATTTTCAGCAATACCTGGGCGCGCTGTTAAAGGCAAAGCAGGAGGGGCTCAACATTACCGGCTATATGGCCTGGACACTGATGGACAATTTTGAATGGGCAGAAGGTTTTAATGCCCGCTTTGGCCTGGTGCATACCGATTTTAAGACCCAACAGCGTACTGTTAAAGATTCCGGACTTTGGTTTAGGGACTTCCTTCGCCGTTAA
- a CDS encoding putative signal transducing protein: MDKIVVFETYYNPIEANIVKARLIDSGVQCFLSDENTITINPLYTQALGGVKLHLFEKDVELARSILQDELAEIPLTAEAEAADIEVCPKCGSSNVGYVQATKKRFGIFTIIVSLLLMVYPFHARKTYHCFNCENEF, from the coding sequence ATGGATAAAATTGTAGTATTTGAGACCTATTATAACCCTATAGAAGCCAATATTGTAAAAGCAAGATTAATAGATAGTGGTGTACAGTGTTTTTTGTCTGACGAAAATACAATTACGATTAATCCGCTGTATACACAGGCATTGGGTGGTGTAAAGTTGCATTTATTTGAAAAAGATGTGGAACTGGCCAGAAGTATACTACAGGATGAGCTGGCCGAAATTCCATTGACAGCAGAAGCCGAAGCTGCTGATATTGAAGTATGCCCTAAATGTGGTTCCTCTAATGTGGGTTATGTACAGGCTACCAAAAAGCGCTTTGGTATATTTACTATAATTGTTTCTTTACTGTTGATGGTTTATCCTTTTCATGCCAGAAAAACCTATCATTGTTTCAATTGCGAAAATGAATTCTAA
- a CDS encoding DUF3575 domain-containing protein, whose protein sequence is MRKLLLCAVTALTFFCAKAQDVQNTIKINPLSALLRTGSVFYERKISDGMSAQLGVAYTGIKISDTKFTGLALTPELRFYLKKNAPAGLYAAPFLRYQNYTVSDGSDEGKYTSFGGGALMGYQWVYGSGFTLDLFFGPSYNNGKYKATSGANEPDIKGGIEGFGLRTGVAIGFGF, encoded by the coding sequence ATGAGAAAGTTATTGTTGTGTGCTGTAACGGCACTCACTTTTTTTTGTGCGAAAGCTCAGGACGTACAAAATACCATTAAAATTAATCCTCTAAGTGCGCTGTTAAGAACCGGATCGGTATTTTACGAACGCAAAATCAGCGATGGTATGTCTGCACAGCTTGGTGTTGCCTATACTGGTATCAAAATCAGTGATACCAAATTTACGGGCCTGGCCCTTACACCAGAACTGCGCTTTTATCTCAAAAAAAATGCACCTGCCGGTCTTTATGCTGCACCGTTTTTAAGGTATCAGAATTATACTGTTTCTGACGGATCAGATGAAGGTAAATACACTTCATTTGGCGGAGGTGCGCTGATGGGCTATCAGTGGGTATATGGTAGTGGGTTTACTTTAGACCTCTTCTTCGGCCCCAGCTACAACAACGGTAAGTACAAAGCTACTTCAGGCGCCAATGAACCGGATATCAAAGGTGGCATAGAAGGTTTTGGCCTTCGCACCGGCGTTGCCATTGGTTTCGGCTTCTAG
- a CDS encoding aconitate hydratase, whose amino-acid sequence MAFDIEMIKKVYANFGPRVEAARKLVGRPLTLSEKILYTHLWDGTANTSYNRGVDYVDFAPDRVAMQDATAQMALLQFMQAGRPQVAVPSTVHCDHLITAKLGAAIDLPAANTESKEVFDFLASVSNKYGIGFWKPGAGIIHQVVLENYAFPGGMMIGTDSHTVNAGGLGMVAIGVGGADACDVMAGLPWELKFPKLIGVKLTGKLNGWASPKDVILKVAGILTVKGGTGAIVEYFGDGATGMSCTGKGTICNMGAEIGATTSTFGYDESMERYLRATNRADVADAANAVKEHLTGDAEVYAEPEKYFDQLIEINLSELEPYLNGPFTPDLATPISKMKEVAAANGWPLKVEWGLIGSCTNSSYEDLSRAASIAKQAIDKGLTTKADFGINPGSEQVRYTANRDGLLKTFEDLNATIFTNACGPCIGMWDRVGAEKQEKNTIVHSFNRNFAKRADGNPNTFAFVTSPEVVAAIAIAGDLSFNPLTDTLTNNKGEQVKLDPPKGDELPVNGYAVEDAGYQEPAADGSGVQVLVSPTSHRLQLLDPFTPWEGTDLKGLKLLIKAKGKCTTDHISMAGPWLKFRGHLDNISNNMLIGAVNFFNDKTDNVKNELTGEYGPVPATQRAYKAAGIGSIVVGDENYGEGSSREHAAMEPRHLGVRAVLVKSFARIHETNLKKQGMLGLTFANKDDYDKILEDDTIDIVGLTTFSPNVPLTLVLHHADGSKEEISVNHSYNAQQIEWFKAGGALNIIRREAAAKNA is encoded by the coding sequence ATGGCTTTTGATATAGAAATGATCAAAAAGGTGTATGCAAACTTTGGCCCCCGTGTAGAGGCGGCCCGTAAATTAGTAGGCAGACCTTTAACACTTTCAGAAAAAATACTTTATACCCACCTTTGGGATGGCACTGCAAATACTTCTTACAACAGGGGTGTGGATTATGTAGATTTTGCTCCTGACCGTGTGGCCATGCAGGATGCTACTGCACAAATGGCTTTACTGCAGTTTATGCAGGCAGGCAGACCTCAGGTAGCGGTTCCTTCTACCGTTCATTGCGATCACCTGATTACAGCTAAACTTGGTGCAGCAATTGATTTACCTGCTGCAAATACAGAGAGTAAAGAAGTTTTCGACTTTTTAGCATCTGTTTCTAACAAATATGGTATTGGTTTCTGGAAACCAGGAGCAGGTATCATCCACCAGGTGGTGCTGGAAAATTATGCTTTCCCGGGTGGAATGATGATTGGTACCGACTCACATACCGTTAACGCGGGTGGCTTGGGTATGGTTGCCATTGGTGTTGGTGGTGCTGATGCCTGCGATGTAATGGCTGGTTTGCCTTGGGAACTTAAATTCCCTAAACTGATTGGTGTTAAATTAACCGGAAAGCTGAATGGCTGGGCCTCGCCAAAAGATGTAATCCTTAAGGTTGCAGGTATCTTAACTGTAAAAGGTGGCACTGGCGCCATCGTTGAATATTTTGGTGACGGTGCAACAGGCATGAGCTGTACAGGTAAGGGCACCATCTGTAACATGGGTGCTGAAATTGGCGCAACCACTTCTACTTTTGGATACGACGAGAGCATGGAGCGTTATTTACGTGCAACAAACAGGGCAGATGTGGCTGATGCTGCAAATGCAGTCAAAGAACACCTGACCGGTGATGCAGAAGTATATGCAGAACCTGAAAAATATTTTGATCAGCTGATCGAGATCAACCTTTCTGAACTGGAACCCTACCTGAACGGTCCTTTTACGCCGGATCTGGCTACCCCTATTTCTAAAATGAAAGAGGTTGCAGCAGCAAACGGCTGGCCGTTAAAAGTAGAATGGGGCCTGATCGGTTCATGTACCAATTCATCTTACGAAGATTTGTCGAGAGCCGCATCTATTGCCAAACAGGCCATCGACAAAGGTTTAACTACCAAGGCCGACTTCGGGATCAATCCCGGATCGGAGCAGGTACGCTATACAGCGAACCGCGACGGTTTATTAAAAACTTTTGAAGATCTGAATGCTACCATCTTTACCAATGCCTGCGGACCATGTATTGGGATGTGGGACAGAGTTGGTGCCGAAAAACAAGAGAAAAATACCATTGTACACTCGTTTAACAGAAATTTTGCCAAACGTGCCGATGGTAACCCCAATACTTTTGCTTTTGTGACCTCTCCGGAAGTTGTGGCTGCAATTGCTATTGCCGGCGATCTTAGTTTTAATCCTTTAACTGATACTTTAACCAATAATAAAGGCGAACAGGTTAAATTAGATCCGCCAAAAGGTGATGAACTGCCAGTAAATGGTTATGCTGTTGAAGATGCGGGTTATCAGGAGCCAGCTGCAGATGGCAGCGGTGTACAAGTGCTTGTTTCTCCTACTTCGCACAGGTTGCAATTGCTTGATCCGTTTACACCATGGGAAGGCACGGACCTTAAAGGCCTGAAACTCCTGATCAAAGCAAAGGGAAAATGTACAACAGACCACATCTCTATGGCTGGCCCATGGTTAAAATTCCGTGGCCACCTGGACAACATTTCCAACAACATGCTGATCGGTGCTGTAAACTTCTTTAACGACAAAACTGACAACGTTAAGAATGAACTGACTGGCGAATATGGTCCGGTTCCGGCAACACAACGTGCTTATAAAGCAGCAGGAATAGGTTCTATTGTAGTAGGTGATGAAAACTATGGTGAAGGTTCAAGCCGCGAGCACGCAGCTATGGAGCCACGTCACCTTGGTGTACGTGCCGTACTGGTAAAATCTTTTGCCCGTATCCATGAAACCAACCTTAAAAAACAAGGTATGCTCGGTTTAACATTTGCCAATAAGGACGATTACGATAAGATCCTGGAAGACGACACTATCGACATTGTAGGTTTGACAACTTTTAGCCCTAATGTTCCCTTAACACTGGTATTGCACCATGCTGACGGTTCTAAAGAGGAAATTTCTGTTAACCACAGCTACAATGCACAACAGATTGAATGGTTTAAAGCAGGTGGTGCACTAAATATCATCCGCAGAGAAGCTGCTGCTAAAAACGCATAG
- a CDS encoding polysaccharide deacetylase family protein: MYLVKSPLLLKWYYPKLTWNKNRDQKVIYLTFDDGPIPDVTAFVLKTLKNFDAKATFFCIGDNIVKHPDIFEQIKRAGHQIGNHTFNHLKGWITEDQYYLDNFRQCQELTGTSLFRPPYGRIKKSQASGIRALMPEMQLIMWDVLSGDFDTGLSPQKCYQNVIRHTRNGSIIVFHDSLKAFDRLEYALPRCLQYFKEKGFEFALL; this comes from the coding sequence ATGTACCTGGTCAAATCACCACTATTGTTAAAATGGTATTACCCAAAGTTAACATGGAATAAAAACCGCGATCAAAAAGTTATTTATTTAACCTTTGACGATGGACCCATACCCGATGTTACAGCTTTTGTTTTAAAAACTTTAAAAAATTTTGATGCTAAGGCAACTTTTTTTTGCATCGGTGACAATATCGTTAAGCATCCTGATATTTTTGAACAGATTAAAAGAGCAGGACACCAGATTGGCAACCACACATTTAACCACCTGAAAGGCTGGATAACTGAGGACCAATACTACCTCGATAATTTTCGGCAATGTCAGGAACTCACGGGTACCAGCTTATTCCGCCCCCCTTATGGCCGCATCAAAAAATCACAGGCCTCGGGCATCAGGGCTTTAATGCCGGAAATGCAGCTGATCATGTGGGATGTACTGAGCGGGGACTTTGACACCGGCCTATCGCCCCAAAAGTGCTACCAAAATGTGATCAGACATACACGTAATGGTTCTATCATTGTATTCCACGACAGCCTGAAGGCTTTTGACAGGCTGGAATATGCTTTGCCCCGCTGCCTGCAGTATTTTAAGGAAAAGGGTTTTGAGTTTGCCTTACTCTGA
- a CDS encoding TolC family protein, translating into MKTVISYNTLLKLSFALSFILLLGQPQKSVAQEVITIQQAIEETLHNNLQIKQAKLTESLSDENLSQAKNALLPTLNGSGSFNTNFGRSLDPSTQSFNSQKFSSFNGGVSTSVTVFQGFQKLNQIKQNKLLLDADKTNVEKIKNDLVLQVVTAYMQILYNKDFLQAAKQQLTVAQKQLKQQQELLDVGNKTLADLAESKSQVATAELDVTTAENALTISYLTLAQLMDIPSSTKYQVKAPDVANFENSAFIYDPEQVYTDALSFFPDIKLAGLRSEAAKKGITIAKGNYYPSLSFGAGLNSNYSSGRQRITSIQANGFKEIGRTQTTNEAVVTPDFTTFAENYKFKDQLTDNFGQYVGVRLEIPIFNGFTARSSVRKAKINYQQNQTDEQLTKNNLNKVIYQAVADLKAARSTFESSTRTFNARKEAFSVIEQRYNVGLVNALDYSTSQTNKNKAEIDMIRAKYDLLFKAKVIDYYLGKQIVF; encoded by the coding sequence ATGAAGACAGTCATCTCCTATAATACATTACTTAAACTTAGCTTTGCTTTGTCTTTTATTTTACTGCTGGGCCAGCCACAAAAATCGGTTGCGCAGGAAGTAATTACCATTCAGCAGGCAATTGAAGAAACATTGCACAATAACCTTCAGATCAAACAAGCTAAGCTTACCGAAAGCCTTTCCGACGAAAACCTCAGTCAGGCCAAGAATGCGCTTTTGCCAACACTAAATGGTAGCGGGAGTTTCAATACCAATTTCGGACGAAGTCTGGATCCTTCAACACAATCTTTTAACAGCCAGAAGTTCTCTTCTTTTAATGGTGGAGTTTCTACTAGCGTAACTGTATTTCAGGGCTTTCAGAAGCTCAACCAGATTAAGCAGAACAAGCTTTTACTGGATGCCGACAAAACTAATGTAGAAAAAATTAAAAATGACCTGGTGCTGCAGGTGGTTACGGCTTATATGCAGATCCTGTATAACAAAGATTTTTTACAGGCAGCAAAGCAGCAGCTTACTGTAGCCCAGAAACAATTGAAACAGCAACAGGAATTACTCGATGTAGGCAATAAAACACTGGCCGACCTGGCTGAATCTAAGTCGCAGGTGGCAACGGCAGAACTGGATGTAACTACTGCTGAAAATGCGCTCACCATTTCTTATTTAACCCTGGCCCAGTTAATGGATATTCCGTCTTCAACTAAATATCAGGTTAAGGCCCCTGATGTAGCTAACTTTGAAAATTCGGCATTCATTTATGATCCTGAACAGGTATATACAGATGCACTTTCTTTTTTCCCGGATATTAAACTGGCTGGTTTAAGAAGTGAAGCCGCTAAGAAGGGGATTACGATAGCCAAAGGGAATTACTACCCAAGCCTGTCTTTTGGGGCAGGTCTGAACTCCAACTATTCAAGTGGCAGACAGCGGATAACTTCTATACAGGCGAACGGCTTTAAAGAAATTGGGAGAACACAGACAACAAATGAGGCTGTAGTAACGCCCGATTTTACAACGTTTGCAGAAAACTATAAGTTTAAAGACCAGCTTACAGATAATTTTGGCCAGTATGTTGGTGTAAGGCTGGAGATTCCGATTTTTAATGGCTTTACTGCGCGGTCCAGTGTAAGAAAGGCAAAAATCAATTACCAGCAAAACCAGACTGATGAGCAACTGACAAAGAATAACCTGAATAAAGTAATATATCAGGCTGTTGCAGATTTAAAAGCTGCCCGGAGTACTTTTGAATCTTCAACCAGAACGTTTAATGCCAGAAAAGAAGCTTTTTCTGTAATTGAACAACGCTATAATGTAGGTCTGGTAAATGCATTGGATTACAGTACTTCCCAAACCAATAAAAATAAAGCAGAAATAGACATGATCAGGGCTAAATACGACCTGCTTTTCAAAGCAAAGGTGATTGATTATTACCTGGGTAAACAGATTGTTTTTTAA